A portion of the Lolium rigidum isolate FL_2022 chromosome 1, APGP_CSIRO_Lrig_0.1, whole genome shotgun sequence genome contains these proteins:
- the LOC124669822 gene encoding peroxidase 1-like produces MATIRPLLLTLALLAVLAASSAAVAQLEIGFYSKTCPNAEDIVREEMVKIIAAAPSLAGPLLRLHFHDCFVRGCDASVLLDSTTHNVAEKDAKPNKSLRGFGSVERVKAKLEAACPGIVSCADVLTLMSRDAVLLAKGPTWPVALGRRDGRVSSATEASHELPPASGDVPLLARIFASKGLDLKDLVVLSGAHTLGTAHCPSYADRLYNATGEDGAYGLVDQSLDSEYADKLRLKCKSLDDQSMLSEMDPGSYKTFDSSYYGHVAKRRGLFRSDAALLADATTRDYVQRVATGKFDAEFFRDFSESMIKMGNVGVLTGAEGEIRKKCYVLN; encoded by the exons ATGGCGACGATCAGACCTTTGCTTCTCACTCTTGCCCTCCTGGCCGTCCTCGCAGCTAGCTCGGCAGCAGTGGCCCAGCTGGAGATCGGCTTCTACAGCAAGACATGCCCGAATGCCGAAGACATTGTCCGCGAGGAGATGGTCAAGATCATCGCCGCCGCGCCCAGCCTCGCCGGCCCGCTCCTCCGGCTCCATTTCCACGACTGTTTTGTCAGG GGTTGTGATGCCTCCGTGCTGCTCGACTCCACGACGCACAACGTAGCggagaaggatgccaagccgaacAAGAGCCTGCGAGGGTTCGGCTCCGTGGAGCGCGTGAAGGCCAAGCTCGAGGCCGCCTGCCCGGGCATCGTCTCCTGCGCCGACGTACTCACCCTCATGTCCCGGGACGCCGTGCTGCTGGCCAAGGGCCCCACCTGGCCGGTGGCGCTGGGCAGGCGAGACGGTAGGGTGTCCAGCGCCACGGAAGCCAGCCACGAGCTTCCCCCGGCCTCCGGCGACGTGCCTCTACTCGCCAGGATCTTCGCATCCAAGGGGCTAGACCTCAAGGACCTCGTCGTCCTCTCCGGTGCACACACTCTCGGTACGGCGCACTGTCCGTCCTACGCCGACCGCCTCTACAACGCCACCGGCGAGGACGGGGCGTACGGCCTCGTCGACCAGTCCCTGGATAGCGAGTACGCGGACAAGCTGAGGCTCAAGTGCAAGAGCCTCGACGACCAGAGCATGCTGTCGGAGATGGACCCCGGGAGCTACAAGACCTTCGACAGCAGCTACTACGGCCACGTCGCAAAGCGGAGGGGCCTCTTCCGCTCCGACGCTGCACTCCTCGCCGACGCGACCACCAGGGACTACGTCCAGCGCGTCGCCACGGGGAAGTTCGATGCTGAGTTCTTCAGGGACTTCAGCGAGTCCATGATCAAGATGGGCAACGTCGGCGTGCTCACTGGTGCCGAGGGAGAGATCAGGAAGAAGTGCTACGTCCTCAACTAG